In Brachypodium distachyon strain Bd21 chromosome 2, Brachypodium_distachyon_v3.0, whole genome shotgun sequence, one genomic interval encodes:
- the LOC100843870 gene encoding patellin-3: protein MAEETKQETAAAAAAEVVATEAEKKVEEVEEKAVQAEEKVDEAAATAAEEEEEKKMEEAEAEAGADEAAVIEGSTGTFKEESNLVSELADPEQKALAQLKELVAAALASGEFDLPPPPPVAQPDTATPADDEAKKEEPKAQEAEASEPKTEAPEPEEPKTDAPAQEEPKTEEPTKEEPKTEAPVVAAAEEPKAPVAAEEAEPVPETEEKTVVVTEEEGTKTVEAIEETVVPTASEPDAAPAPAAEPKEELIWGVPLVGDDARTDTVLLKFLRAREFKVKEAMAMLKAAVLWRKSFGIDALLGADLGLPELENVVFYRGADREGHPVCYNVYSEFQDKELYEKAFGDDAKRERFLKWRIQLLERGILQQLDFSPSGICSMVQVTDLKNSPPMLGKHRAVTRQALSLLQDNYPEFIAKKVFINVPWWYIAANKMMSPFLTQRTKSKFTFCSPAKTTETLFRYIAPEQVPVQFGGLFKEDDTEFSTSDAVTELTVKPSSKETIEIPATENSTVVWELRVLGWEVSYGVEFTPDAEGGYTVIVQKTRKVPANEEPIMKGNFKVTEPGKVVLTVNNPTSRKKKLLYRFKVKSSTESA, encoded by the exons ATGGCCGAGGAGACGAAGCAAGaaactgccgccgccgctgccgctgaggtggtcgcgacggaggcggagaagaaggtggaggaggtggaggagaaggcggtgcaggcggaggagaaggTTGACGAGGcagcggccacggcggcggaggaggaagaggagaagaagatggaggaggcggaagcGGAGGCTGGTGCggacgaggcggcggtgaTTGAGGGCAGCACAGGGACGTTCAAGGAGGAGAGCAACCTGGTGTCCGAGCTCGCCGACCCCGAGCAGAAGGCGCTTGCccagctcaaggagctcgtcgccgccgcgctcgccagcggggagttcgatctgccgccgccgccgccggtggcccAGCCGGACACGGCGACTCCCGCTGACGACGAGGCCAAGAAAGAGGAGCCTAAGGCccaggaggcggaggcgagcGAGCCCAAGACAGAGGCCCCCGAGCCAGAGGAACCCAAAACGGACGCCCCGGCCCAGGAGGAGCCCAAGACCGAGGAGCCCACGAAAGAGGAGCCCAAGACGGAGGCGCCGGTGGTGGCTGCCGCCGAGGAGCCCAAGGCCCCGGtggcggccgaggaggccgagccggtgccggagacggAAGAGAAAACCGTCGTGGTCACAGAGGAGGAAGGCACCAAAACCGTGGAAGCCATAGAGGAGACCGTCGTCCCCACAGCGTCCGAGCCGgatgcggcgccggcgccggcggcggagccgaAGGAGGAGCTGATCTGGGGTGTGCCGCTGGTGGGCGATGACGCGCGCACGGACACGGTGCTTCTCAAGTTCCTCCGCGCACGGGAGTTCAAGGTGAAGGAGGCCATGGCGATGCTCAAGGCGGCGGTGCTGTGGCGCAAGAGcttcggcatcgacgcgctccTGGGAGCCGACCTCGGCCTGCCGGAGTTGGAGAACGTGGTGTTCTACCGCGGGGCTGACCGCGAGGGACACCCCGTCTGCTACAACGTCTACAGCGAGTTCCAGGACAAGGAGCTATACGAGAAGGCCTTCGGTGACGATGCCAAGCGTGAGCGCTTTCTGAAGTGGCGCATCCAGCTCCTTGAGCGTGGCATCCTTCAGCAGCTGGACTTCTCGCCCAGCGGCATCTGCTCCATGGTGCAGGTCACTGACCTCAAGAATTCGCCACCCATGCTCGGCAAGCACCGCGCCGTCACCCGGCAGGCGCTGTCGCTGCTCCAGGACAACTACCCTGAGTTCATCGCCAAGAAG GTTTTCATCAATGTGCCATGGTGGTATATCGCGGCAAACAAAATGATGAGTCCGTTCCTTACGCAACGTACCAAGAGCAAATTCACGTTTTGCAGCCCAGCGAAGACCACAGAGACCCTTTTCAG ATACATCGCACCGGAGCAGGTCCCTGTCCAATTTGGAGGCCTCTTCAAAGAGGATGACACTGAGTTCTCAACATCTGATGCTGTCACCGAGCTCACTGTCAAACCTTCATCCAAAGAAACCATTGAGATTCCTGCTACTGAG AATTCCACGGTTGTGTGGGAGCTACGTGTGCTTGGATGGGAGGTGAGCTATGGTGTGGAGTTCACCCCTGATGCAGAGGGTGGCTACACCGTCATTGTGCAAAAAACGAGGAAGGTGCCCGCCAATGAGGAGCCAATCATGAAGGGCAACTTCAAAGTTACTGAGCCTGGCAAGGTTGTACTCACCGTCAACAACCCAAcatcaaggaagaagaagctactGTATCGATTCAAGGTCAAGAGCTCCACCGAATCCGCTTGA